aaataaaacattttgatttagcTATTAGAGTGTTTAAAGTTTGAGAATCAAACATTTCTTACCTGATCGATGACGTCTTTTTTAGCCGATCGCCACAATAACTGAGCGATCACATAGTACAGCGGCTCTGTGTTTCCGCGTCGATAAGGCCGATAGAGCAGCTGGTCCCACCAGTGTTTTACCCAGTACGGGTCAACGCCCAGGAAAAGTACGAGGCCATACAGATCTGTCCAGAAAACATCATCGGCAGgttttgatgatttatttaacattgtttAGAGCCCCTTCTTTATTatgtaatcacttttttttggctttacCTTCTAAGCCTCTCTGGACAGGAGTGCCACTGACACACCAGCGATTGACAGATGCCAGACGTAGAGCCATTTCTGCAGCCTGGCagtaaaataagaaagaaaaagaaaactttataTTAAACACGACTGACATCTTCTGCACAACCTTCCCAAATGTGTGGTCAGTGAAACTAACCGAACCACAGATACAGATTTCTGGATTTCCTTCGACTCACCTTCGCGGTGGGACATTCGACCATCTGAGCCTCGTCCAGACAGATGCGCCACCACTCCACGGCCACCAGGGGACTGGGTATGGCCATGTAGCGCTTCTGGTTGCGGAAGCGGCGTCCGTCCTTGCTGTTGCTGTGAGGGATGTCGACGTAGTTGAGCTCCGATCGCAGCACGTCGTAGGTGGTGATGACCACGTCCTGCTCGGCGAGCATGTGAGGCTGGATGAAGCCGTGCTTCTTCACACCCTGATAAACCTGAGATAAAGAGGTCGTGTTAATTAACAGGTTTGTGTGGATCTGGCACTGAAGCGTGCCGATTTTAGACCTAAAAGATCACACATCCATGTATTTTCTCACCAGCACTCGCAGTGAGGAGGACCTGATGTGCCGGTTGATCTCTTCCACCCACTGGTGGCAGATGGAGCTCGGCGAGATGATGAGGGTCGCGCCGGTGGAGACGGGTTTCATGGCGACCAGGCAGTGAGGGCAGTAGAAGGGCGTCGTTTCGAGGCTCTCCTCTTTGTAGTTCACGCAGTCCGCGTGCTGCCACAGCTGGCAGTTCATACACTGGACGCGGGCCTTGTAGTCGACGATGCCGAGTTCTCCGCAGATGCACTCGAAGCGGTAATCCGGGGTGTTGAAAGGGACGACAGACGCTCTGGTGGGGGTTTCTGTCTGGAGCTGAGGAGCTTCTCCCCTTTCTTCAGATAGATCATCCATTCCGAGCATGTCCTGTGTGTCCGACTCTTTCTCCTGAGAAATCTGTGAGGTCGCTGTGGGCGCATCGAGCATGTCGACCGACTGATCTGCTTTCCCGTTCAGACTTTCATCCCAGTCCTTTTTTGTTTCCGCTCGCTCTGGTGCTAGACAGTCAGATGTAGGGGAGTACAGATCTATTTGATCTTCTGTGAAGGAGTTTTGCAGAGCTGCTTCTGCTTTCTCTTTGGCTCGTCTCTGAAACGTTTTCCTCGGCGTGCTCTCCGTGTTTTTGGAATTctaacaaaaaagaaatcagagtAAAAGTTAGATAATAAAACAGAGTTTGAGACGTGAAACTTTTATATTTGAGGATGTTTGGTTCTTACAAACTTGGACGCTCCTGCCAACaacttctttgtttctttgtagttCTTTCCCAGCTTGAACGACCCAGCCAAGCCTCGACCTTTGACCCGGTCCACCAGCCCTTCGTCTATCAGCTTCACCAGCGTCTTCCTGATGTGGTTGCGGTTCTTTAAGAGGTCGTAACCGTAAGTGGCTCGGATGTAGGTGAAGATGGCGTTGACGGAGGCCCCTTTGCCAGATCTCATCTCCTTGATTGCGGTGAGGAGCATGACACGCACAGCTGCACAGAAATAATGTCAATGAACTCGAGCTGCAGTGTCATCGCGAGCTGTGACGTGCGAGAGGACTGTGAGTGACATACTTGGGTACGAGATTTTCATTTTAGGCTGAACTTCAGACTTGCAGCTgatgactttctttctttccagaggtggaggaggtacGAAATAATTTACGGACTTCCCCTgcaagagcaaaaaaaacaaacgttcaCGATGGAGCGGATGCCTTCCATCCAGTATCCTACATTATACAAATATTCCAGACTGTTATTAATCATAACTGTAGCAGGCTGAAGgtgaagagagacacaaagaagctGCAGCTGCCTGCTGAACCTCACCACAGGCAGGGTGAGGGCCTCATGCTTCAGGTCCTGTCGAGTGTGAAACAGGATAAGAGCCAGAACTTCAACTGTCTTTCCCAGACCCATTTCATCAGCCAAGATCCCACCAGGCCACTCGACGCCCGCCAGGGGGAATTCTCGGATTAAGCTGAAGAAACGAAACATAAGCACAACTGCTGAggaccaaaaataaaacatcaaacgAAAGTAAAAGGACGTCAaattaaagggtcagttcagcCAAATTCAAAAAGACATTTCCCAGTTACCTTCAGTGTTATCTTACTGTGCAAGTTTTGGTTTTACGTGCTGAGGATTTGAGAAATCAGCACATGACTGTGAGGCTAAATGCATGCTGGCAGCAGAAGGTTTTAGATCTGTGTGggttcaacatgtttttgtgatttcagtGAACTGACCTGTTCACATGAGAGGATTCAAGTTCTTACCAGCCGGTAAAAGGGTTGTAGAACAACTTCTTCCCGCACAAAGTGATCAACTCCCGCCAGAGGAAATGCAGCGTTTGTTCTGCAAAACATTGACAATCCTCATTGTGTAGCTGTCGCAGCAGTAACATCTGTCTTTTCCActacaggacaaaaaaaaagagagtacCTCGAGGTGAAGTGTTCCTGGACGTCTCTCTCCACAGCATCCAGTTGACGGCCTGGCTCTGGTAGGGTCTGAGAACAGGAATGAGAGCTTTGTGCTGGACATCGAAGGTCACCTCCCGGCTCTCGCTCTGGTGCAGGTGCCGGACGTAATCGTAGAGCTCCTCCACGTTTTGCCTCTCAAGGTCGGTGTCacattcctcctcctcgttctctACAACTTCTAgcaggaaacacagcagagaaatctgtttttctaGACACGATGTTgctctattattattattattaatggtTGCGATGCGATGGTATTTGAGAAATCACAGCGTGCATTACACATTAGAACCAGACTCTTACCGGGGATAATGAAATCGTAGAAATACTCCATTAACTTCTGCATCAGCTGATTTGCTTTCTTCAGCCGAGCGTTGCCCTCGCTGAGGAACTCTGGCTTTCCGAGCCCGGTTTCCACCACGTAAATCCCCACCTGCCAAAAGAGGGAACACCGTTCACCATCCGACCACTGACAATGACGGATGAATTCGTCTGCTTGGGACAACACTGGAGAGGataaagtcatttcatttccaccttTGAGTTCTCTATTATCAATTAtctaataaatattaaatctaatctaaatctaattcATGAACACAGCACAGGCTTGATTAAAAGCACCCTTAAAAGTGGCTTTTCATACCTTGACTGACCCCTCTTTTGTCTGGTGGCAGAGCTGCACCACCCTCCTCTTCTGCATCCAGTCGAGGTCCTCCAGCGGGATCGCACTGAGGCTGCACTCCGCTGTGCAAGTGTCCCCATCGGGCTTCCACTGCAGCCCCGAGCTCTCGTCACAGCTGCTGTAACTGAGGCAGAGCTGCTCACCCATCCTATGAAGCACAAAAGCTCTCTGTTCGCAGTCGGACAGCATCCAAGACGGCCGGACACTGAACTCTCCGATGAGCGCCTTCCACATGTGGCCCGCCTTCAAAGCTGGCTCCACGGCGAGAGCCAACGAAGCTGAGGTAGAGGTGCTGTCTGATGATGTACTGGGGAGTTCCTCAGTAACCCTGAGAGAGCTGGTACAGGCGGCATCCGCGACGTCCTCGATGGTCGAGAGGAAGGAGCTGCTGGGAGTAGGGTCGGCAGGTAGGACGGAGCAGGTCGGTATCTGGTCACCTTCCGGGATCTCCTCGTTCTTGCGGTCGTCCAGCATGTTCCAGTTCAAcctcttcttgtcttcttcGTCCACCCTCACAGGAGGGGCCTTTTTCCTTCGGCTACTCATGGTTAAACTCTACAGGGAAAGAGAACGAAGagttaattacaaaaacaattaaCCTTTCTAATCAGTAACATCGTGTAcgacaaatgaaacaaatggaaATGACAGACTGTAAATTCAAAAGTGTTCAGACCTTCAATTAAAtggaaatataaacataaatcaaTATCCAGCCATCCACCTTCCCACTTACTGGTTTAGTTTTATTggttttctcctccctcctacATTGTTTTCAATAAGTACACTATGTCCATACTGTGTATACCATAAAACTATTAATCCTTCTTTTCCCACTCAGTTCTTACATGCATAtttaactcaactttatttatttatttctatagcacctttcatacagagtTGTAGAGCAgagttaaaacagaaacagaagaacaacTAACAGTTTTTAAGGCAACAGaacagttgcatgaaaaactagagattaaaagaaaagtataaaagcataaaaactacaacaacgaaacaaataagaagtgAATTAAGACCTACAGGGTACAAAGCATCATTTAAGATctgtacagtgaataagcaccagagataaagtaacagggagtgatcaggacgTAAAGACTCCTGACCAGGTAAAAGCCAGactgaagttgttttttaaagaagtctacagaggtgcagtccctcagatccacacgcaggctgttccagagatgggggcttctttgtggaggttctggggacaactaggagtccagatgTCGAGGATCTGAGAGACCTGCTCGGTGCATTCCTCTGCAGCATGTCACAAAGGTCAGAGCCATTTAAAACGAACAGGTAACCAGTGCAGGGCTTTTAAAATGGGAGTTATGTATGTGCCCTCtgtcctaacacacacacacacacacacacacacacacacacttttatatacACATGGTTCACACATGcaaaatgtggagagagatggtggcgTGATGGGCAGGTAATGcaaaatgtggagagagatggtggcgTGATGGGCAGGTACAGCACCCTGTTTACCTGAGGacaggtagacacacacacacacacacacacacacacacacacacacacacacacacacacaggtatcaGGGCTGaggtacacacacgcacacgcacacgcacacacacagacacagacacgcacacagacacagacacacacacagacacacacacagacacagacacacacagacacacacacacacacacagacacacacacacacacacacagacacacacacagacacatacacacacagacacatacacacacacagacacatacacacacacagacagacacagacacacacacacacacacacacagacacacacacacacacacacacacacacacacacacacacacacggacacaaacaacaacaagcagctcGTTTAACGTTAACGAGTCTCCGGTGGTACCGACCTGTTTCTGCACCGGGAGCCGCTTCACGCCGCAGCAGCTTCagatgttaaatattaaatgttatatattaaatattataataaagaTTTTCAGGctcagaccaaaacaaaccGACACGGACCCGGACTCCACCATGGAGAGCCATGTTTAAATACAGGAAGTGACGACACAGCGGCTCcgacacttcctgtttacaacTCGTGAATGTTTCAGTTtctaatttatatttttatatttattataaaaatatattttttttaaaaaataaaaatgttaaattattttttagtttcaatttatatttttatttttatatttattatgaaagattaaaaataataaaacatgttaaattatgttttagTTTCTGaaattgtatatatttttatatatattgttttgtatatattattctctcttctttttttttttttagtatttctccaatatatattcaatatatatatatatatatatataatatatatatatatatatatatataattaatataatatgtatatatataaataaatgtttttttttcgttttttcaatcctcaaaatgttaaatgttattgttttatttatatacgcTTCTGCAGGAGACAGAtttgaattattctttttttatttctccaataaaaaaacaacagtttcttcttaattaaaatgtttaatatttaacaacaacagcaaagcTACAACAacctcaaacaacaacaaatatgtaatatgtaagtACATGAACATAGAtaactttataataataataataataataataataataataataataactttttaGGTTTACACGACACGTTAgttgaaataaataactaaaattaaaagtatttatttctAAATTATTCATAAACTGAGACCCTGAGATTTGTTGCAGTACTGCACATCGGCCACACGGTGGCGTCCCAGCACAGACTTCCTCTGGCTGCAGCGGTGAACTGCAGGTGCATCACATCTGTCACCGACAGGCACGCAGCAAAGACCAAATCTGTGAAGTTTGACCAGCGTCTTTACAGTTTCCATAAGAGGAGCAAACAACCTTTCATCTAACATAGATTTGGtatattcacacattttcttttcaggtTATCATCTTTCCTAAAAATACCGACATTCCCAAACCACCAGCACTGAAATACTCTCTCCAAAAAATCCCTTTAATCCATGTCACGTAGTCTAAAATATCTCCCCTGACGTGTTTTGAAGGATTTCGGCTTCAAATCAGGGGCACTGCAGTGAGTGTGACCCGCTTACAGGATGcagtgaggatgaggagaagaagggggcACCTTATGatcagtgcagagagagagagagagagagagaaggagggagaggaggagagggagacagagtcAGTCGCACAGTGTTTGGCTGCTTCACAGGAGACAGACCCGCTATGTCCCGACATGCCTGCTGCAGGTAGGTGAAGTAATGCCACTTATCAGACGTGATGCTTCTGCAGGAAACATTCAGTCTGCATGTATTAATTAAGCTTCACCGTTTAATTGGGATGCATGTGCATGACGACGTTGGAAAAATCCTGTAAATGACACCGGCTGTGGAGCTGCGACTGAACAGCTCGAGTCAGCTGCCAGacggtaaaaaaaataaaaaataaaaaaaaataaggagaGAGCACATCCATCTGTCTACATGTGATGCGTTCAGGGGAAAAAGTTGAAGAAACAGGTTGAGATCAGCTCGAAGGAAACAAATCAACTAAGGCGGACGCAGctctccgtggtgctgaaacTCAGAAAGGTTTCCTGATtatagaaaaagagaaatgtaaCTTTTTATCTCTCAGATGTGGCATTTTAGTTTCCTGACATCCTGTCGTATATGATGATGACTTTATTGCTGCAGGACTCCAATAACTTTGCATGTTTTCCATGTCTCCTCTGCATGATTTGTGATGGGAGATTAAGGAGGTATCAAGTCTTTCAACATCTTTAGGGTCATGATGTGTTTGGCCCAATGAAACAACAGTTAGATGAGTTAAAtgtgcaactaatgattattaaCATTCAAATTACTTGTTTTATTAATCGTGTCACCGGGAAGATGTCAGATAGTAGAAAAAAATCCCTCTCACAGTGTCCTTGAGCTGAATGTGACGTATTAAAAACCAAAGACGCAAAGATATACAGTTAACTATCAtaggagacaaagaaaagcatcaagTGTTTGACATAATGTTTGATATTCAtgcttaaaaaatgtgtaaaacaggAATTAACTCTCCATGTTTGACTTCCAGGGTGATGCCAATGAAGGAGAAGCAGCCGATTTAATTCCAACTTCATCCGTAAGTGGATTGATGGACCTCCATTATGGCCAAGTGGACATGATTCTCCATTCAGCACCTGTGACACAATGTCGAATATGATTTACCTGACTGCCATAAGCACTTTGTACCTGCCTGTTTTACTGTTTGAGGCACTTGCGTTGTCTAACGGCAAGTATGTGAGGTCAGTGGTGCCCAGTTCTGCCTCTCGCCTGGTCGCCAGGATGGACGGGGATATTATAATCGGTGCCCTCTTCTCTGTTCACCACCAACCGTCAGCCGAGAAGGTGGCAGAGAGGAAATGTGGAGAAGTCCGTGAGCAGTACGGCATCCAAAGAGTGGAGGCCATGTTCCACGCCTTGGATCGGATTAACTCAGACCCAAACCTGTTGCCCAACATCTCCCTGGGGTGTGAGATCAGGGACTCCTGCTGGCATTCCTCGGTGGCTCTGGAGCAGAGCATCGAGTTCATACGAGACTCTCTCATCTCCATCCGGGACGAGAGTGAGGGCTCCAGGTGGTGCATCGAGGGGCAACCCTCCAGTCAGCCGCCACCAACCAAGAAGCCCATCGCAGGGGTCATCGGGCCTGGCTCGAGCTCGGTTGCGATTCAAGTTCAAAACCTCCTGCAGCTGTTCAACATCCCGCAGATTGCCTACTCTGCAACCAGCATTGACCTCAGTGATAAGACATTATTTAAGTACTTCCTCAGGGTTGTGCCGTCAGACACTCTTCAGGCCAGGGCCCTCTTGGACATCGTAAAACGATACAACTGGACCTATGTGTCTGCAGTGCACACAGAGGGTAAGATGTGCTTCTCTTCAAGGGTGCTTCAGTGATTTATTGCAGTTGCTAAGTTGACAGACTCACAGGAGACAGATGAAcgtcttttctttttggtgaGGGCAAATTAAAGACAATCATAGCACAGAGATAGGAGCTCTTAACCACCACCAACCAAATGATTTAGACTTCAGGTGGCTGCAGACAGTTGTGTTCTCTTTTATGAGGCTCGTCTTCATGATACGAGCACGAACAGAGGTCAAGGAAAGAGAAAATGGTGTTCACTGTTCTCCTTTCTAAAGCCtagttctttcttttcttccaccAGCAGAAGTCCTGCAGgtatcagctgctgcagcagcttgaGCTGAATCACTCAGCAGATTAATGGATTGGTTGATTGAAAGATAATTAATTAGGAACTTATTTTGAGAATCAATTAAACGTTTTTTCAGACTTAAaatcatcatctctgtttcagTTTTCGGTtgatttttcactattttcttccactgcacagaaaaaaataaccatTGAATCAATAACCAgataaataatcataatattaTAACATGCAAATTGATATGTCTAGGTCTAGGTTGCAACCTGCATGTGATCTGCATAAAAAGAGGTCGTCTTCTTCTCATttgaaaacataacataacatcaaCAGATCATATACTGAAAAAATTACATCTCATAAGCATGTAAAAAGCTTATGGATTATAATACAGATTAAAATAATCAGGATTCCACCCACAGTGTCGAGCAAGAGCAAAATGTGACACGCATACCTGAAGTATAAACATTAAGCAGCTGTTGGAATCAGTGAGGGGAATTTTGCATTTGTGATAAGCTGATAAATATCCAATTAAAATCTCTCTGTGTGCAGAGATGAAGATCTGTACGTTGGTAATAAACTAAATaagcactatatatatatatatataatgatatatatatatattggaaGTGTGAGAAGCAGATAGATCTCAGCCTAAAGGAAGCGTTTTAGATGTTTGTGCTCTCCTCGTCCTCACATCGAGCTGTTGAGGTCACCTTAACCCTGTTTGCTCTACTTGTCCTGCTCTTGATTCCATAAAAAGAAGTCTGCGGACGTAACGTGCCACTTAAATGCTAAAAGGAAGAGATGTGTTCTCTCTGCAAACCGTCGCCTGAATAATCTCCACAAAATGTTGGACATTTAAAGAGTGAAGAGTGAAGCTCAAACACCTATTGATTCTCCCGTGAATGAAACCTACCTAACAGCTCGTCTTGTCTTTCTCAGGTAACTACGGGGAGAGTGGGATGGAAGTGTTCAAGGAGCTCGCCTCACAGGACGGCCTGTGCATCGCCCACTCTGACAAGATCTACAGCAACGCTGGGGAGAAGCACTTTGACAGGCTGCTTAGGAAGCTCCGAGAGCGTCTGCCCAAGGCCCGGGTTGTTGTCTGCTTCTGTGAAGGCATGACGGTCCGAGGGCTGCTGATGGCCATGAGACGGCTCGGGGTAGCCGGAGAGTTCCTCCTAATTGGCAGGTTTGTTAGagattgttgtattttttttattttgtggatgAAAAGCACACGAGTTTACAAAGAGGAATGATGAAAAGAATTCTTTGTCTGTGCTTTTTTTAGAAAAACGTCGACAGCGACGAAACTCAGCCAGCGCAATAATGATCTGCAAAACTGAAAGTTAAAATAAGAAACTTTAAgaaactttaatcatttcaacAGTTTCACTACAAAGACCAGAACTTCCTCCGCAGAGGATGCAGATGTTCATATCTTAATTCTTCTGAACACTTCTCATCTCGTCGTTGACGTAATATTTGAGAGTTTCTTACTTCAATTAAGATTTTTGTCATCGAGTTTGTTCAATTATTATGAAAATGTAGATGTATGCACTTCAAGGACTTTTCATCCATTCTTTAAAGGTGGGACTGAGAGTTCATTCATGCAAGATGCAAATTAACAATTTCACCGCAGTCCATttaacagctgcagcttcacattGCGTAACTGCACATTACATTCATTATCATCCAGAAATAAATATTCTGCGAGTGAAGTACAGACACTGAATTTGCACCACGAGGTCCATTTAGCAGCTGTGTtggagcttttgatcatatcacatgatcttcagcCAAGTAGCTCAACCCCAGCTTTGAATGGCTTCAAAGTTCAGACTCAAAGTTCAGAGTTGTAACTGAGCTTTTGATCTAATCGTTTCATCGTACATTTGTACATTATAATCATTAAGGTAATGTGGTCTATTTATATTATagcatatttcatattcattggctttaaagtgctttacaatttGCATAATAGATGAACACATCAGGGTTAGACGATAAATAATGACAATGACgctataaacacatttaaacatgcgATGAGATGATCAATAAATACCAAATCTTCCAGAAACATGACACTTTGTGAGGCACACATGGACACGAGTTCATTCAATGATATAATATTCAGCTAGActcaggatggatggatgctaCACAAAGTTCACATGGaaccaaaatctttttttttttcccctgctggGACTAGAGTTCCTCTGGAAGCAGAAAGACGCTTTGAGTCAGGCTCCGTAATGAATAATGCATCCACGCAGCGAGCTCTCCCTCTTCCCTGTCAGATCACAGGCAGGATGGGCTAATATGGGACAGCACCTCCAGCACAAGCTGGGGAATGTGGAGTAGCGAACATCAAAAGCTCCTATCAGCACCCGACATTCCCTCTTTGTGGAGTCTCAGCCTCGCTTCAAGTCCCGTTAGGAGCGCGTGGCTGCAGCACCTGAAACGAGGCTATGGTTAAATTACTGAATTAATGCGTGGCTGCTTTAATCGTAAAAAGCTGATGAGAGGGACAAAACCTTTCTTCTCAACGCAGATGATGAAATGCAtgcatggagaaaaaaaaagaaaaaagaagaatgggGGTATTTTAAAGCCTAAACTTGCGCTCACCCCTTCCACTTGAATTTGCACCGCTGCTGAAGTCTCCATGGAAAGATAAGGAGGGCGCGAGTTTGGTAGAGctttgtgtgtaagtgtgtgtgtctaagtgtgtgtgtgtgtgtgtgtgtgtgttttctgggtCAAGGAGACTactgaaaaaggaaaatgtttttttttagagcaatGCAGTAAGTGAACACATGCAGGCAATGTGCAACGGGCCAATCGAAATTGCCCGAGGTGCTGGTCATTGGCCATCCGTCTTCTGCTGTGTGGAGGATGAAAGAaatgtctgttctcacactgcagatcccacacacacacacacacacacacacacacacacacacacatctcaaacGACAGACAGCTCATTCACGTCAGCTCTCAAGTGAATCTCCCGTCGCTTCAGATAAAAGAATATAGCTTCATCAGTCAACATTTGACTTCCAATCTGTTTGGCTTTGCTCCTAGATTTCATGAAAACGTGAATTCACATTTACAGAAACACGACCTCCTTCTCCTCAATCACATGATATTAGATCTGTGTTATAAATCTGTACAGTGCGTTGACGTCAGAGCTGTAGGTTTTTGGCACTCGGAGTGTTGGACTTGGGGGAGTGTGATGCTGAGAAGCAGATGGCCAGGTACTGTTGATACTGTCACACTGGACAAACCATTGTCAGCTCATTCTTGAAGTGCCAGCCAAGCCAAACGTGCTGCTGGCGTCGGTTTCCGACGAATGTGGGCGTCTCATGCGACGTTCAGTATCGGCTGTTCTGGATACAAAGATTCATTGTTTTGCCCCCAGATTTACGTCTGCCCATAAAGCTGCATTTGAATGGCATCAAAACTGACTCATTCGTTTCTTAACACAGTCAGTGTTACTCACTACTGCCAGAAAAACTCTGAGATAAATAtgcctttaaaggtccagtgtgtaacactCAG
This DNA window, taken from Larimichthys crocea isolate SSNF chromosome XXIV, L_crocea_2.0, whole genome shotgun sequence, encodes the following:
- the shprh gene encoding E3 ubiquitin-protein ligase SHPRH isoform X1 → MSSRRKKAPPVRVDEEDKKRLNWNMLDDRKNEEIPEGDQIPTCSVLPADPTPSSSFLSTIEDVADAACTSSLRVTEELPSTSSDSTSTSASLALAVEPALKAGHMWKALIGEFSVRPSWMLSDCEQRAFVLHRMGEQLCLSYSSCDESSGLQWKPDGDTCTAECSLSAIPLEDLDWMQKRRVVQLCHQTKEGSVKVGIYVVETGLGKPEFLSEGNARLKKANQLMQKLMEYFYDFIIPEVVENEEEECDTDLERQNVEELYDYVRHLHQSESREVTFDVQHKALIPVLRPYQSQAVNWMLWRETSRNTSPREQTLHFLWRELITLCGKKLFYNPFTGCLIREFPLAGVEWPGGILADEMGLGKTVEVLALILFHTRQDLKHEALTLPVGKSVNYFVPPPPLERKKVISCKSEVQPKMKISYPTVRVMLLTAIKEMRSGKGASVNAIFTYIRATYGYDLLKNRNHIRKTLVKLIDEGLVDRVKGRGLAGSFKLGKNYKETKKLLAGASKFNSKNTESTPRKTFQRRAKEKAEAALQNSFTEDQIDLYSPTSDCLAPERAETKKDWDESLNGKADQSVDMLDAPTATSQISQEKESDTQDMLGMDDLSEERGEAPQLQTETPTRASVVPFNTPDYRFECICGELGIVDYKARVQCMNCQLWQHADCVNYKEESLETTPFYCPHCLVAMKPVSTGATLIISPSSICHQWVEEINRHIRSSSLRVLVYQGVKKHGFIQPHMLAEQDVVITTYDVLRSELNYVDIPHSNSKDGRRFRNQKRYMAIPSPLVAVEWWRICLDEAQMVECPTAKAAEMALRLASVNRWCVSGTPVQRGLEDLYGLVLFLGVDPYWVKHWWDQLLYRPYRRGNTEPLYYVIAQLLWRSAKKDVIDQIQIPPQTEEVHWLHFSPVEGHFYHRQHEVCSQDALVKLRKISDWSLKLGSLDRRTVNTILCPLLRLRQACCHPQAVRGEFLPLQKSTMTMEELLKSLQKKCRVECEEAHRQLVCALNGLAGIHIIRDEFVEAVEMYREVLRSSEEHKGRLKTDSLQRLHATHNLMELLSAKHPGIPPTLRDDRLSEEAEQLRQHYMTKYDSEVADAHQSLQPVLQNIKELKRKVNLNSPWWLDVIQRSIRCSTDDDLVSRVKNELTSSYKQQAHKLSMADKFRDACGLQFILTSQMQDLMKSQKTVRDAVKSLEGPASKKVIDEATICHLRPNRLPLNNCVFCKADELFTDYESKLFSHTVKGQTAIFEEMIEDEEGLVDDRLPTTSRGLWAASETERTLKAILSFAKVKRMDPELVEESNTFMELFENWKKEYKVLHEYWMVLRNHVSAIDELGMATERLRVRLPDEPKPKLLHIIEPHEVEQNRVKLLNDQAVAKSQLQKKLGQFLYLTNLEKSQDKSTGGLNPEPCPICARPLGQEWAVLTCGHCFCNECIAIIVEQYSVGSRRRAIKCAICRQTTSHTEISYVFTTQSSSQDQDIPVKGSHSTKVEAVVRTLKKIQVTDPGAKCLVFSTWLSVLDIIAKALFDNNMEFSQINGIHKFQENLSSFKYEEKINILLLPLHTGSNGLNIIEATHVLLVEPILNPAHELQAIGRVHRIGQTKPTFVHRFLIKSTIEERMQAMLKTAEKSHTSTAMKHSEAAVLTVADLADLFTEDTEHLE
- the shprh gene encoding E3 ubiquitin-protein ligase SHPRH isoform X2, yielding MSSRRKKAPPVRVDEEDKKRLNWNMLDDRKNEEIPEGDQIPTCSVLPADPTPSSSFLSTIEDVADAACTSSLRVTEELPSTSSDSTSTSASLALAVEPALKAGHMWKALIGEFSVRPSWMLSDCEQRAFVLHRMGEQLCLSYSSCDESSGLQWKPDGDTCTAECSLSAIPLEDLDWMQKRRVVQLCHQTKEGSVKVGIYVVETGLGKPEFLSEGNARLKKANQLMQKLMEYFYDFIIPVVENEEEECDTDLERQNVEELYDYVRHLHQSESREVTFDVQHKALIPVLRPYQSQAVNWMLWRETSRNTSPREQTLHFLWRELITLCGKKLFYNPFTGCLIREFPLAGVEWPGGILADEMGLGKTVEVLALILFHTRQDLKHEALTLPVGKSVNYFVPPPPLERKKVISCKSEVQPKMKISYPTVRVMLLTAIKEMRSGKGASVNAIFTYIRATYGYDLLKNRNHIRKTLVKLIDEGLVDRVKGRGLAGSFKLGKNYKETKKLLAGASKFNSKNTESTPRKTFQRRAKEKAEAALQNSFTEDQIDLYSPTSDCLAPERAETKKDWDESLNGKADQSVDMLDAPTATSQISQEKESDTQDMLGMDDLSEERGEAPQLQTETPTRASVVPFNTPDYRFECICGELGIVDYKARVQCMNCQLWQHADCVNYKEESLETTPFYCPHCLVAMKPVSTGATLIISPSSICHQWVEEINRHIRSSSLRVLVYQGVKKHGFIQPHMLAEQDVVITTYDVLRSELNYVDIPHSNSKDGRRFRNQKRYMAIPSPLVAVEWWRICLDEAQMVECPTAKAAEMALRLASVNRWCVSGTPVQRGLEDLYGLVLFLGVDPYWVKHWWDQLLYRPYRRGNTEPLYYVIAQLLWRSAKKDVIDQIQIPPQTEEVHWLHFSPVEGHFYHRQHEVCSQDALVKLRKISDWSLKLGSLDRRTVNTILCPLLRLRQACCHPQAVRGEFLPLQKSTMTMEELLKSLQKKCRVECEEAHRQLVCALNGLAGIHIIRDEFVEAVEMYREVLRSSEEHKGRLKTDSLQRLHATHNLMELLSAKHPGIPPTLRDDRLSEEAEQLRQHYMTKYDSEVADAHQSLQPVLQNIKELKRKVNLNSPWWLDVIQRSIRCSTDDDLVSRVKNELTSSYKQQAHKLSMADKFRDACGLQFILTSQMQDLMKSQKTVRDAVKSLEGPASKKVIDEATICHLRPNRLPLNNCVFCKADELFTDYESKLFSHTVKGQTAIFEEMIEDEEGLVDDRLPTTSRGLWAASETERTLKAILSFAKVKRMDPELVEESNTFMELFENWKKEYKVLHEYWMVLRNHVSAIDELGMATERLRVRLPDEPKPKLLHIIEPHEVEQNRVKLLNDQAVAKSQLQKKLGQFLYLTNLEKSQDKSTGGLNPEPCPICARPLGQEWAVLTCGHCFCNECIAIIVEQYSVGSRRRAIKCAICRQTTSHTEISYVFTTQSSSQDQDIPVKGSHSTKVEAVVRTLKKIQVTDPGAKCLVFSTWLSVLDIIAKALFDNNMEFSQINGIHKFQENLSSFKYEEKINILLLPLHTGSNGLNIIEATHVLLVEPILNPAHELQAIGRVHRIGQTKPTFVHRFLIKSTIEERMQAMLKTAEKSHTSTAMKHSEAAVLTVADLADLFTEDTEHLE